The Agaribacterium sp. ZY112 genome includes the window ACAGCGTTCTTTTGTTCAGAAAGGTTTAACTCAGCCCCTGAACTCTGTAAAACTAACAGAACAGCATGCCTATCTGCATGCCAGAGTAATACACCCTCTTGCACGACAGAAGAAAAAGCACTGTTTTGCTTTAACCAACGTCCAGACAAGTTCAAAGGATCCTCAACGAAGGGCATTGGCCTTGGGTCTTGCACAATAGAAAACAAACTGTGCCAAGCCTTTTCAAGCTCTTGACCTGAAAAATCGGTCAACTCTTTTAATGTTGCATCCGCACTCAACATAAAACGATGTGCTTGAAGAGCAGCGAGCCACTCGCTTGTAGAAAACTGAGATGTTAAATCATAAAAATGCCAATAACGAGCGTTCTCTAGACGAGCCTGTAATAGCTCTGCTTCGTGCTTTAATAAAATGCTATCTTCTGATGATAGCATTAAGCTAATGCGCCCCTGAGAAAACTCATCAAGTTGCTGCTCGGCTTGCTCCTGCCAAGTCGAGTGTGTACTACTAGGTAGTAACGAACGTAAATCACTATCAAACTTGACACCAAGATCGAGCTGACGGATAGCAAGCACAAGCAAGAAAAAAATCCAAAGTATTAAAGCGACGTTTAGATTTCTAGGGGATAAGAGAGTCATACAACTTAAGGGTTTATACCAGGGTTAGGCATAAAAAATGGCTGAGCTTTCACACTCGGCTCTAAGGATCTATTCTCGAGCACAAAACTTGTTACATTTGTATCACCGTTGCTCGAGTGTACGCTCAAAGTATCGATAAAGTCTCGACCACTTATGTCAATAGATTCTAGGTATTCAGCTAAAAGTTGATCTTTAGGCTGCAAGTTAATTGACCAAACTTGAGCATCTTCGGTATAAGACAATATAAAACGACGCTGTAAGTGCTCATAATCAGCCCCTAATAAAGCAATAATAATTGCTGCAACTTCCTTTTCGATTTGATCAGATATTTTACGCTCAATTAGCTGTCCCTCTGTAGTCCACGACAAGGTTTCATCGCTTAAGTAAGTTGTCGTTTTTACAAATGGTAGCTCTAGCTGCCAAAGTACACCGCGCTCACGCCAAAAAACAAAATGCCCACTCGACAACATTGGTCTACTAAACCCTTGCATCAGCCTTTGCTGCTGAAAACTACCACTCAGCACAGGCTCATTAGGCGCCTCTGGTAGCTCAACGGCACGAACAGCTAAGCTCAAAAGCATAGGGAGTAACAACACATAAGTACGATACAAAGTCATTATTGCTCTTCCCTAATAGCTTGTACTTTTTGTTTCAATATCTCCGGCGCTTCAAATAGAGTTTCTCCCGACTCAAGATCCACAACCATCTGTGTTGTCTGCGCTTTAGTTAAACGTAAACCACTCTCGGCATCCATAATGATATAGCGCACCTTCAAGCGGTGCTCCCATTCAACTAGCTCACTATAAATTCGTATTTTTTGGCAAAACACCGCGGGCTTAATATATTTAATCTTTAAGTCAACGATCGGCCATGCATGACCATGTGCCAACATACAGCTATAGTCATAACCTAGTTTTTCAAATAAACGGCAACGGGCCTGTTCAAGATACTTAACATAGTTGCCATGCCAAACCATATCCATTGAATCCACATCGTAAAATTCAATCGTAATATCAGTTTCACAACTTAAGATCACATTGGTCTTCATGACGAGCAGCCGTTATCAGAGCGATTATTCAAAGCATCAGCATCATGTATTTTACGTAAAAACAAACTTGGCAAACGCCACAGCATGCCAAGAAATAGCCGTGTGTGCATATAAGTTATACGTACATTATCTGCAAGCAAGGCAAAGTGCGATGGCATATCCTCACCATAGCTAATATGAGTAGGTACATGTTTAACTAACAAACCTTGCCAATATAGGCGCACAAGAATATCGGTATCGAAATCCATGCGCTTAGAAATACGGTGCTTAGCCAAAAGCTGACAGGTTTGCGCCAAAGGATATAAACGATAACCACACATAGAGTCCTTGATGTCTCGACTCAAGGTATGAATACAAACCCACATATCGGTAAACATGCGTCCATAACGACGTCCTTTAGGTAAATCGCTATAGGGCCTCCATCCAGAAATAACCGCAGAAGGGCACTTCTGCATCATATCTAAAAAAGCAGCTACATCGTCTAAGTTGTGTTGACCGTCTGCATCAACCTGTAATGCATGAGTAAAGCCCTTTTCAAAAGCGTAATTAAGGCCATC containing:
- a CDS encoding outer membrane lipoprotein carrier protein LolA; amino-acid sequence: MTLYRTYVLLLPMLLSLAVRAVELPEAPNEPVLSGSFQQQRLMQGFSRPMLSSGHFVFWRERGVLWQLELPFVKTTTYLSDETLSWTTEGQLIERKISDQIEKEVAAIIIALLGADYEHLQRRFILSYTEDAQVWSINLQPKDQLLAEYLESIDISGRDFIDTLSVHSSNGDTNVTSFVLENRSLEPSVKAQPFFMPNPGINP
- a CDS encoding acyl-CoA thioesterase, which encodes MKTNVILSCETDITIEFYDVDSMDMVWHGNYVKYLEQARCRLFEKLGYDYSCMLAHGHAWPIVDLKIKYIKPAVFCQKIRIYSELVEWEHRLKVRYIIMDAESGLRLTKAQTTQMVVDLESGETLFEAPEILKQKVQAIREEQ
- a CDS encoding glycosyltransferase family 2 protein: MSELKPCVIIPVFNHGRVIAAIAESLVVKGLPVILLNDGSEPVCARELERVGDKHETVILLSFDSNRGKGAVVCDGLNYAFEKGFTHALQVDADGQHNLDDVAAFLDMMQKCPSAVISGWRPYSDLPKGRRYGRMFTDMWVCIHTLSRDIKDSMCGYRLYPLAQTCQLLAKHRISKRMDFDTDILVRLYWQGLLVKHVPTHISYGEDMPSHFALLADNVRITYMHTRLFLGMLWRLPSLFLRKIHDADALNNRSDNGCSS